A window of the Cystobacter fuscus genome harbors these coding sequences:
- a CDS encoding IS1182 family transposase, whose translation MTLAVSPPKVTGEIARWTPPRELNEQEQQIVERMSRNGKLFAFLRLNRHKLMDEAFQAELASMYRQTGAGKVAIAPGLMAMAILLQGYMGVSDATLVELTVFDLRVQMVLGWLGHSEPAFSQGSLYEFRQRLMRNQMDRRLLEKTVEVAREQKEFGERKLKTLLRVAIDSKPLEGAGRVEDTINLVGHAARKVMMCVAKLLGCSKQQACREAGIPLLLEKSIKKGLDVDWSEAGQKKKALQALLEQVESMMSWLRKNLAEEMEEEPLREHVQTLEQIRKQDLEPDPEGGGVRVRQQVAEERRVSVEDGEMRHGRKSKSKRFNGFKQHVATALDEELILACAVTPANRPEAEATPALEKDMEKQGVKIDELHIDRGYINSSIVDSVLEEGGEVLSKPWKARNGELFAKSDFKIDMRSRTITCPEGKTMRFELGKTVEFATKDCETCPLREKCTQAQIGQGRTVAISEDEALQHKLRKLMKTPAGRERLRKRVGVEHRQAHIARRQGRRARYRGVRKNVFDLRRAASIQNLETWQRHLELSQQQVG comes from the coding sequence ATGACCTTAGCCGTCAGTCCGCCGAAGGTGACCGGAGAGATAGCTCGATGGACTCCTCCGCGGGAGTTGAACGAGCAAGAGCAACAGATTGTCGAACGGATGAGCCGTAACGGCAAGCTGTTCGCTTTTCTGCGTCTGAATCGGCACAAGCTGATGGATGAGGCTTTTCAGGCGGAACTGGCCTCCATGTACCGCCAGACAGGAGCAGGGAAAGTGGCTATAGCACCCGGGCTGATGGCAATGGCAATACTCTTACAGGGATACATGGGAGTGTCGGATGCCACCCTGGTGGAACTGACGGTCTTCGACTTGAGAGTGCAGATGGTGTTGGGCTGGTTGGGTCACAGCGAGCCGGCGTTCTCCCAGGGGTCGTTGTATGAGTTTCGTCAGCGGCTGATGAGAAACCAAATGGACCGGCGCCTCCTGGAGAAGACAGTCGAGGTGGCGCGGGAACAGAAAGAGTTCGGTGAGCGAAAGCTCAAGACGCTGTTGCGAGTGGCGATTGACTCAAAGCCACTGGAGGGAGCTGGCCGGGTAGAGGACACCATCAACCTGGTAGGACACGCAGCGCGCAAGGTGATGATGTGCGTGGCGAAGCTGCTGGGATGTTCCAAGCAGCAGGCCTGCCGAGAGGCGGGTATTCCCTTGTTGTTGGAAAAAAGTATCAAGAAGGGATTGGATGTGGACTGGAGCGAAGCGGGGCAGAAAAAGAAAGCGCTGCAAGCCCTGCTCGAGCAAGTGGAAAGCATGATGTCCTGGCTAAGAAAGAATCTGGCAGAGGAGATGGAAGAGGAGCCTTTGAGGGAACACGTTCAGACTCTCGAGCAGATTCGCAAGCAGGACCTGGAGCCGGACCCAGAAGGAGGAGGTGTCCGCGTTCGCCAGCAAGTGGCGGAAGAGAGACGAGTGTCGGTAGAAGATGGGGAGATGCGTCATGGACGCAAGAGCAAAAGCAAGCGCTTCAACGGATTCAAGCAGCATGTGGCCACGGCGCTGGACGAAGAACTCATCCTGGCATGTGCTGTGACGCCCGCCAACCGACCTGAAGCGGAGGCAACACCGGCGCTTGAGAAGGACATGGAGAAGCAAGGAGTGAAGATTGACGAGTTACACATAGACCGGGGGTATATCAACAGCAGTATCGTGGACAGCGTGCTCGAGGAGGGAGGGGAAGTGCTGAGCAAGCCGTGGAAGGCACGCAATGGGGAGTTGTTCGCGAAGTCAGACTTCAAAATAGATATGCGAAGCCGGACCATCACGTGTCCGGAGGGGAAGACAATGCGCTTCGAACTGGGAAAGACAGTCGAATTCGCGACAAAGGACTGTGAGACTTGTCCATTGCGCGAGAAATGTACACAAGCCCAGATAGGACAAGGACGGACTGTGGCAATCAGTGAAGATGAAGCGCTCCAGCACAAGTTGCGCAAATTAATGAAGACACCTGCTGGGCGAGAGCGACTCAGGAAGCGAGTAGGGGTGGAACATCGACAAGCCCATATAGCGCGACGACAGGGGCGTCGTGCGCGCTATCGGGGCGTGCGTAAGAACGTCTTTGATCTACGACGTGCGGCCAGCATCCAGAATTTGGAGACATGGCAACGCCATCTAGAGTTGTCCCAGCAGCAGGTGGGATGA